The Acidobacteriota bacterium genome includes the window TTTTCCTCCAGATTCGACCACCTTTTCTTTTATTATCCCTTTTTTCTTCAGATCCTCAAGTGTGGTTCGGAGCTCCGAGGCGGGAAACCCCTTAGTGAGGAAGGTCTCCCCGATTATATTGCCGGGGATCGCTCTATCTTCGTTTAACGCCTGAAAATGAAAAAGGAAGAGGAGGAGTTTGAGTTCAGAGGAAGAGAGAGACCACATAAGCTCTTCGATCAACCTGTTGGGGATAGGAGTGATATTTATCTCCTCAAACCCAGAAAACCTATTACTCATCCTTCCTCCTTCTGCCCGGAGGTAATTTTATGCCGAGCGTTTTCATCTTCTTATGAAGATGGCTTCGTTCTACTCCAAGAAGTCTTGCTGTTGCGCTTATATTATAGCCTGTTTCTGTAAGTTTTTTCAAAATGAAGTTTCGTTCGAAGCTCGCCCGTGCCTCACGAAGGGAGGAGAAATTGTGAGATAAGGAGGAACTCGGCTCGGTGATGGCCAAACTTTTCCCCGAAAGAACGGTTTGCACATCCTTTTCTTCAATAGTATCCTCAGGCACCATAATTACCAACCGTTCTATGATGTTTTTGAGTTCCCGGACATTTCCTGGCCAATGGTACTCGGTGAGAGCAGAGATGGCGCCGAGGGATAACCTCTTCACCTTCTTTCCGTATTCGGCAGAGAAGAGGGTGATGAAATGGTCCGCCAATAAAGGGATATCCTCTTTCCTCTCCCTGAGCGGGGGAACATGGATGGGGATGACATTCAACCTATAAAAGAGGTCCTTTCGGAAGTTACCTTGCCCTATTTCTCTTTCCAAGTCTTTATTAGTGGCAGCGATCACCCGGACATCGACGGTTATAGCCTTTGTTTCCCCGACTGGCTCGAATTTACCCTCCTCGAGTGAGCGAAGCACCTTCGCCTGGGTTCTTAGGCTCATATCCCCGATCTCATCGAGGAACAGCGTCCCCCCATCCGCCAATTTGAACTTGCCCACCTTGTTCTCGATAGCGCCAGTAAATGCTCCCTTTTTATGGCCGAAGAGCTCGCTCTCTATCAGCTCATCGGGGATGGCAGCGCAGTTCACCTCTACAAAAGGTCCCTCCCTCCGCAGGCTTTGATAGTGAATGTTTCTCGCCACCAACTCCTTACCCGTGCCGTTTTCTCCGACGATGAGCACCCTGCCATTGGTGGGGGCGGCGATCGCTATCTCCATCTTTAATCTTTTCATTGCCTCGCTTTCCCCGATCAGTTTATATCTCTTCTCTATCGTCTCCCTCAGCCGTCGATTCTCCTCCTCGAGCTTCTTCTGCTTTAAGGCGTTTTTTACCACCAAGAGGGTTTTGTCCAGCGAGAGGGGTTTCTCGATGAAGTCGAAGGCGCCGAGCTTGGTCGCCTTTACCGCTGTTTCGATCGTTCCATGACCCGATATCATCACCACTTGGAGGGTCTCATCGAGCTTTTTGATCTCCTCAAGCGCCTTAAGACCGTCCATTTTGGGTAGCCAGATGTCAAGGAGGATCACATCGTAATCCTCCCGCTTGAGTATATCGAGACACTCTTCGCCCGATGGGGTAGAGGTAACTTCAAATCCCTCGTCCTCAAGCACGCCAGCCAATGATGAGCGAACCCCTTCCTCGTCGTCTACGATAAGCACCCTTCCCTTCATCGTTTAGCCTCGGGGAAGCTCGATGACGAAAACGGCTCCCTGTGGTTCATTGTCTCGTACCCGGATGTACCCATGATGGTCAGAGACGATCCGGTCCACAATGGCAAGCCCCAGTCCCGTGCCTTTTGGTTTGGTGGAGAAATAGGGGAGGAATAGTTTCTCTTTGTCCGCCGGGTCTATCCCGGGTCCGGTATCGGCTACCGAGAGTTCCACCTGTTTCTTCTCCCGGTTGTATGAGGTAGCGATGGTAATCCTCCCCGATCCTTTCATCGCTTCGATCGCGTTATCGATTAGGTTGATGAGCACCCGTTTCATCTGTTCCTCATCGAGAGGTATCCGGGGGAGCCTCTCATCAAGTATAAGGTCGAATTGCACCTTTCCATTAGCCTCTTTATAGAGGGTTACGATCTGCTTTACCATCCTGTTGAGGTCGGAATTTTTCAGAGTTACCTCAGGCATCCGGGCAAATCTTGAAAATTCATCGACCAATAACTTTAAAGTACCCGCCTCCTCTATTATTGTTTTGGTGCACTCCTCGATTATCCGCGCTTCTTCGCTATCCTTTCCCTTGAATCTCTTTCTCAGTCGTTGGGCGGAGAGCTGGATCGGGGTGAGGGGGTTTTTTATTTCGTGAGCGATCCGTCGGGCTACCTCCCGCCAGGCAGCCACCTTTTGCGCCTTTATGAGCTTGGTGAGATCGTCAATCACCAAAACCATTCCCAAAGGATGCTTTTCCTTTTCCCGAAGGGTGATCAGGTTTACGCTTAACTTCTTCACTCCTTCATCAGTGGCTAAGGTAAGCTCCCGCGAGATCCCCCCTTCGTTCTGCTTTCTTCCCTCTTCAATGAGCTTTTTGAGTTCATGATACCTTTCTTCAGAAAATACCTCGGAGAAGAAGGCGTTCTCCGGTTTCCTCTCCTCCAGCCCGAGGA containing:
- a CDS encoding sigma-54-dependent Fis family transcriptional regulator, whose translation is MKGRVLIVDDEEGVRSSLAGVLEDEGFEVTSTPSGEECLDILKREDYDVILLDIWLPKMDGLKALEEIKKLDETLQVVMISGHGTIETAVKATKLGAFDFIEKPLSLDKTLLVVKNALKQKKLEEENRRLRETIEKRYKLIGESEAMKRLKMEIAIAAPTNGRVLIVGENGTGKELVARNIHYQSLRREGPFVEVNCAAIPDELIESELFGHKKGAFTGAIENKVGKFKLADGGTLFLDEIGDMSLRTQAKVLRSLEEGKFEPVGETKAITVDVRVIAATNKDLEREIGQGNFRKDLFYRLNVIPIHVPPLRERKEDIPLLADHFITLFSAEYGKKVKRLSLGAISALTEYHWPGNVRELKNIIERLVIMVPEDTIEEKDVQTVLSGKSLAITEPSSSLSHNFSSLREARASFERNFILKKLTETGYNISATARLLGVERSHLHKKMKTLGIKLPPGRRRKDE